A section of the Bacteroidia bacterium genome encodes:
- a CDS encoding helix-turn-helix domain-containing protein encodes MSRIRQTNMALALKSISHIIIDMKMDEIILRLDNLQRLIERQGIQTKEVLNFKEACEYLELSQSHLYKLTSAGSIPHYKPNGKKLYFKKSELESWLLRNRNSTQDEIDQKAADYLIKKGRVKL; translated from the coding sequence TTGAGCCGTATTCGACAAACGAATATGGCTTTAGCGCTAAAGTCCATTTCTCACATCATAATTGACATGAAAATGGACGAAATAATATTACGTCTTGACAATCTCCAACGCCTCATAGAGCGCCAGGGGATTCAAACTAAGGAAGTTTTGAACTTCAAAGAGGCTTGCGAGTACTTGGAGCTTTCTCAGTCACACTTGTACAAATTGACAAGTGCAGGGAGTATTCCGCACTACAAGCCCAATGGGAAGAAGCTTTATTTCAAAAAAAGTGAGTTGGAAAGCTGGTTGCTGCGCAATCGCAATTCCACTCAGGATGAAATTGACCAAAAAGCTGCTGATTATCTAATCAAAAAAGGGAGGGTGAAGCTATGA
- a CDS encoding BT4734/BF3469 family protein, translated as MKEINSPVRTESHDEFLNSGNNCYPSVGKHEELQSELADNEFKKIKSPVFSYFKKPLFNLFPSHTVSLVDVFHLIRRKDFNWATDKLRKIQDVIASRNFKAKNFDYVTFSGLFTQRANAYLQKHSGLLTIDFDHLKDIPNLKSSLLNDRYFETELLFTSPSGNGLKWIIPIDLTKAKHKEYFNAVGNYILKNYQVKIDENGKDISRACYLPHDPEVFINPKYL; from the coding sequence ATGAAAGAGATAAATAGTCCCGTCCGTACTGAATCGCATGATGAGTTCCTCAATTCAGGCAATAATTGCTATCCAAGCGTAGGCAAACACGAGGAATTACAATCTGAACTTGCCGATAATGAATTTAAGAAGATAAAATCACCTGTATTCAGCTACTTTAAGAAACCCTTGTTTAATCTGTTTCCAAGTCACACTGTTTCCCTGGTAGATGTATTTCACCTTATTAGGCGAAAAGATTTTAATTGGGCTACAGATAAACTCCGCAAAATTCAGGATGTAATTGCTTCCAGAAATTTTAAGGCTAAGAATTTTGATTATGTAACCTTTTCTGGTTTGTTCACGCAAAGAGCTAATGCATATCTGCAAAAACATTCAGGATTACTTACCATCGATTTTGACCACCTTAAGGACATTCCTAACCTCAAATCATCACTGCTGAATGATCGTTATTTTGAGACTGAGCTACTCTTTACTTCTCCTTCAGGGAATGGCCTCAAATGGATAATTCCAATTGACTTGACTAAAGCAAAACACAAGGAATATTTTAACGCTGTAGGAAATTATATACTCAAAAACTATCAGGTTAAAATAGATGAAAATGGAAAGGACATATCTAGAGCCTGTTACCTCCCCCACGATCCAGAAGTATTCATCAATCCCAAATACTTATAG
- a CDS encoding DUF3987 domain-containing protein: MERETFNPMDWLDKPTPQSKVTEQHQFKTDAQTNEVERIIQYIETNRVDITSAYKDWVNVGFAFAHEFGENGRNLFHRVSQFYPDYSAPECDTQFDNCLKSKGRGVSLKTFFYLAKGAGIDITPPRTEKQDQHTFKREKLNGSQTEYHQHGNQEQEEMPTFPDSLFPELPDFLQRVVKAASSNEERDILLLGSIVTISACLPNVFGIYDENRVYPNLYLFITAQASAGKGRLVHCRQLVKPIHKELRDQAKLNKQQYESEMAVYNSKKNRTADIEKPVPPPIMSFIIPANNSATGTYQILNDNNGIGLLFETEGDTLAQAFKSDYGNYSDGFRKAFHHEPITYFRRTDREYVEIEKPCLSAVLSGTPKQVSTLIPNAENGLFSRFIFYYMNVRPVWKNVFSNRTDNGLDNYFEALGSEFYKFYKSLMKDDLRQVLLTADQQDQFHQSFRQLLEKYYSLKGLDYMATIYRLGLIAYRFCMILTVLRNMETGDTAKEHICEERDFQTVQAMIKVLVKHSSKVFGELPQEEIKPSRRNKKEKFLYELPYNFNRQKYLEVAKGLGIPDKTAEGYITSFVTSNLIHRESKDQYINTSLEEIQDSKETKDG, translated from the coding sequence ATGGAAAGAGAAACATTTAATCCTATGGATTGGCTTGATAAACCTACCCCGCAAAGCAAGGTTACAGAGCAGCACCAATTCAAGACAGATGCCCAAACAAACGAAGTAGAACGCATCATCCAGTACATTGAAACCAACCGGGTAGATATTACCTCTGCTTACAAAGATTGGGTAAATGTAGGTTTCGCCTTTGCCCATGAATTTGGGGAGAATGGCCGGAACCTATTTCATAGGGTAAGCCAGTTCTACCCCGACTATTCAGCTCCTGAGTGCGACACGCAATTTGACAATTGTTTGAAATCAAAAGGTCGTGGGGTTTCACTGAAAACCTTTTTCTACCTCGCAAAGGGTGCTGGAATTGATATTACACCTCCACGGACAGAAAAACAGGATCAGCACACTTTCAAGAGGGAGAAGCTGAACGGTAGTCAAACTGAATATCACCAGCACGGAAATCAGGAACAGGAAGAAATGCCAACATTTCCTGATTCCTTATTTCCTGAACTTCCTGACTTTCTTCAAAGGGTAGTGAAGGCAGCATCCTCTAACGAGGAAAGGGATATTTTGCTCCTGGGATCCATTGTTACCATCAGTGCCTGTTTACCCAATGTTTTTGGCATATATGATGAGAATCGGGTCTATCCCAATCTGTATCTGTTTATTACAGCACAGGCATCCGCAGGGAAAGGTCGTTTGGTTCATTGTCGGCAATTGGTTAAACCCATCCATAAAGAACTAAGAGACCAAGCCAAACTCAACAAACAGCAATATGAATCAGAAATGGCAGTATACAATTCCAAAAAGAACAGAACCGCTGATATTGAGAAGCCAGTTCCACCGCCTATAATGTCATTTATCATTCCAGCCAATAATAGTGCAACAGGCACATATCAGATCTTAAACGATAACAACGGCATCGGACTTTTATTTGAGACTGAAGGTGATACATTAGCCCAAGCTTTTAAAAGTGACTATGGGAATTACAGTGATGGGTTTAGAAAAGCTTTTCATCATGAGCCCATAACATATTTTCGAAGAACTGATCGGGAGTACGTAGAAATAGAAAAGCCATGCCTTTCAGCGGTTCTTTCTGGTACGCCAAAACAGGTTTCGACTTTGATACCCAATGCGGAAAACGGCTTATTCAGCCGTTTCATTTTCTACTATATGAACGTTCGTCCAGTATGGAAGAATGTATTTTCCAACCGAACGGATAATGGTTTAGATAATTACTTTGAAGCATTGGGCAGTGAGTTCTACAAGTTCTATAAAAGTCTTATGAAAGATGATCTACGCCAGGTTTTGCTAACCGCAGATCAACAAGACCAGTTCCATCAATCCTTTAGACAATTACTGGAAAAGTACTATAGCCTAAAAGGATTGGATTACATGGCCACGATCTATAGGCTGGGTTTGATAGCCTACCGTTTCTGTATGATATTGACGGTATTGCGGAACATGGAAACAGGCGATACAGCCAAGGAGCATATTTGCGAGGAAAGGGATTTTCAGACTGTACAAGCTATGATCAAAGTTTTAGTGAAGCATTCAAGCAAAGTGTTTGGCGAGTTGCCCCAAGAAGAAATCAAACCCTCACGGAGGAACAAGAAAGAAAAGTTCCTCTATGAGTTACCTTATAACTTCAACCGCCAGAAGTACCTTGAAGTGGCTAAAGGTTTGGGGATTCCAGACAAGACTGCCGAGGGGTATATTACAAGCTTTGTCACCTCGAACTTGATTCATCGAGAATCCAAAGACCAGTACATAAACACCTCACTTGAGGAAATTCAGGATTCTAAGGAAACTAAGGACGGATAA